A single region of the Hippopotamus amphibius kiboko isolate mHipAmp2 chromosome 6, mHipAmp2.hap2, whole genome shotgun sequence genome encodes:
- the LOC130854875 gene encoding protein yippee-like 5, whose translation MVKSERTGNHQWLLFRVLLLSIYRLPEWRACFRRDQRLRGGRNAQGLFGEKWAGVVGIERTLVAEELNLNWGAKSRWRPRISQPLGVFRTSTIKIGRIFLDHIGGTRLFSCANCDTIRSELISARITAATDRAFLFNKVVNLQCSEVQDRDMLTGRHVVRDVSCRNCNSKLGWIHEFATEDSQRYKEGRVILERALVRESEGFEEHVPSDNSRRKKDKSIFSLRTKICLPTLSP comes from the exons ATGGTCAAAAGCGAGAGGACAGGAAACCATCAGTGGCTGCTGTTCCGGGTGCTGCTGTTGAGTATCTACCGCCTCCCTGAATGGAGAGCATGTTTCAGACGTGACCAAAGGCTGAGAGGAGGCAGAAATGCACAGGGCTTATTTGGAGAGAAATGGGCTGGTGTGGTTGGCATTGAG agaactCTGGTGGCCGAGGAGCTTAATCTCAACTGGGGAGCGAAGAGCCGCTGGCGGCCGCGGATCTCACAGCCGCTCGGGGTTTTTAGAACTTCAACTATAAAAATAGGCAGGATTTTCCTTGATCATATCGGTGGTACCCGTCTGTTTTCCTGTGCAAACTGTGATACGATCCGCTCAGAACTCATCTCTGCTCGAATCACTGCAGCCACTGACAGagcatttctttttaacaagGTAGTTAACCTGCAGTGCAGTGAAGTTCAAGACCGGGACATGCTCACTGGCCGCCACGTGGTTCGAGATGTGAGCTGCAGAAATTGCAATAGCAAACTGGGGTGGATCCATGAGTTTGCCACTGAAGACAGCCAGCGTTATAAGGAAGGCCGTGTGATCCTGGAACGTGCTCTAGTTCGAGAAAGTGAGGGCTTTGAGGAGCATGTACCATCTGATAACTCtcgaagaaaaaaagataaatccatCTTTTCACTGAGAACAAAAATCTGCTTACCTACACTGTCACCTTAG